One window from the genome of Anolis sagrei isolate rAnoSag1 chromosome 4, rAnoSag1.mat, whole genome shotgun sequence encodes:
- the LOC137096849 gene encoding uncharacterized protein, whose amino-acid sequence MGGIPSKKSSTPLECMVENFSKFRELTQTPGCNSPQKLRSLCELDWVQFNTGWPSEGSYDLKDIRTIVRITAEVHPDQFPYAEAWDNAITTQPVWLKKCQNKECAVFVAQTNPRKPQADKKKKIGIFPCPEEELSNPPPYVPMYPQLKAIDKEKSTLTPQSTSLTTPKSSDTSPGESTKSPLIDLPSTSRWLRNIAEEFLQDSPIAGRTRSHSNPNPKITFQLPLRTMVQYVQERDSKGELILTPKTTYQHVPFTTSDLLNWKSNNPPYTENPQPLINLCETIMASHQPDWSDCQQLLQALFTSEERRRILNQGTQIAQAYAAEKTSYNPTEWAAGAFPLTNPNWDPNNSREREYIVRYREFLIEALKKGPQKVINLKKIQEVMQGKDESPGAYLERLLEAYRKYSPYDPESKDGSALLNTSFVTQSAPDIRKKLQKQDGFAGMNLSQLIEIATKVFIHRDEAEKRERKKIREEDHKIFLNLLDERDKMKEFESENRRKRGMWQKERRGGRGMPLGRRQCAICRQEGHWKNECPSAQGTVGIQRGMPSLRGYWRGRGRGGGHQGGYATPVPGARYGEKREEEFVGMVGLGEDWLGPGEPLVKMNIEGQEMTFLVDTGADHSVVTKPVAPKNGLELQVVGATGQRQSYPMLQSRKCDLANQQVMHEFLYIPECPISLLGRDLLCKMRAILAFEENGKMEMTVRKGLYTLICPMSEEWRIFTVCQENTEEWKRYGVPGVWAEDNPPGLARCVPPVQVEVKQGMGPVAIRQYPIPRKAVEGINLHLIKLLEYGILRECRSPWNTPLLPLQKPGTQDFRPVQDLRAINQVTVTIHPVVPNPYVLLSLIPAAATHFTVLDLKDAFFCIRLEIDSQPIFAFQWENPTTGAKVQYTWTRLPQGFKNSPTIFGTALAQDLQGFPSDPKNRVLLQYVDDLLLAATSQKECYRATKELLQLLYEKGYKVSKKKAQLCKTNVKYLGFRVTQGKRQLEIERKQTVCAIPTPTSKRQVREFLGSAGFCRIWIPNFAVMARPLYEATKGGEKEPFNWTPECAQAFAQLKQALVQAPALGLPDLEKPFTLYVGERDGIAVGVLTQLLGTWPRPVAYLSKQIDNVAKGWPTCLRAVAATALLTQEADKLTLGQELTVKVPHSVTAIMEYRGHHWFTNSRMLKYQTLLCENPRIKLQVCSTLNPASLLPIEGELLQHDCLETMDEIYSSRPDLKDQPWPKADATLFTDGSSFVENGQRYAGYAVVTATTVWEAEPLPLNTSAQKAELIALIRALELSEGKTVNIYTDSKYAFTTLHAHGALYKEKGLLNSAGKEIQHSETILRLLDAVWIPAKVAVMHCKGHQYGEDPVTFGNRYADTTAKAAARKGRGQEPVMAPLQVRDWLRKDDLLYTPEEQ is encoded by the exons atgggTGGTATACCAAGTAAGAAGTCTTCAACGCCTCTTGAATGCATGGTGGAAAATTTCTCAAAGTTTAGGGAGTTAACCCAAACACCAGGATGCAATAGCCCCCAGAAATTGAGATCTCTTTGTGAACTAGACTGGGTGCAATTTAATACAGGGTGGCCAAGTGAAGGAAGTTATGATTTAAAAGATATCAGAACAATTGTGAGAATAACAGCCGAGGTTCATCCAGATCAATTTCCATATGCGGAGGCATGGGACAATGCTATAACTACACAGCCCGTATGGCTAAAGAAATGTCAGAATAAAGAATGTGCTGTTTTTGTAGCTCAAACTAATCCAAGAAAACCTCAGGCAGATaagaagaaaaaaattggaatttTTCCTTGTCCTGAGGAAGAATTAAGTAACCCTCCTCCTTATGTTCCTATGTACCCACAGTTAAAAGCTATTGACAAAGAAAAGTCAACCCTGACTCCTCAGTCAACATCTTTAACCACGCCAAAATCTTCTGATACCTCTCCTGGGGAGTCTACAAAGTCACCTTTAATAGATCTACCATCTACAAGCAGATGGCTTCGGAATATAGCAGAAGAATTTTTGCAAGATAGTCCCATAGCTGGAAGAACTAGAAGTCATAGTAATCCCAACCCAAAGATTACTTTTCAATTGCCTTTGAGAACAATGGTTCAATATGTACAAGAGAGAGATAGCAAAGGAGAATTAATCCTGACTCCGAAAACTACTTACCAGCATGTGCCTTTTACTACTTCAGATTTGTTAAATTGGAAGTCTAATAATCCTCCTTATACTGAAAACCCTCAGCCACTTATAAATTTGTGTGAAACAATAATGGCTAGCCACCAGCCAGATTGGTCAGATTGCCAACAGCTATTACAGGCTCTCTTTACATCTGAAGAGCGAAGAAGAATCCTTAATCAAGGAACCCAAATAGCACAGGCATATGCTGCTGAGAAAACAAGTTATAATCCCACTGAATGGGCTGCAGGGGCATTTCCTCTGACAAATCCAAACTGGGATCCTAATAATAGCCGAGAAAGGGAATACATAGTCAGATACAGAGAATTTTTAATAGAAGCTTtgaagaagggaccccaaaaggtgaTTAACCTTAAGAAGATACAGGAAGTAATGCAAGGAAAAGATGAAAGTCCAGGTGCTTATTTAGAGAGATTGTTGGAAGCTTATCGAAAATACAGTCCCTATGATCCTGAATCCAAAGATGGGTCTGCATTATTGAACACTTCATTTGTTACTCAATCTGCCCCAGACATTCGTAAAAAATTGCAGAAGCAAGATGGGTTTGCAGGGATGAATCTGTCCCAGTTAATTGAAATAGCTACAAAAGTATTCATCCATAGGGACgaagcagaaaaaagagaaagaaagaaaataagagaggagGATCATAAAATCTTTTTGAACCTTTTAGATGAAAGAGATAAAATGAAAGAATTTGAAagtgaaaacagaaggaaaagaggaatgtggcagaaggaaagaagaggaggacgagggATGCCCCTGGGAAGACGCCAGTGTGCCATTTGTCGTCAAGAAGGACATTGGAAGAATGAGTGTCCATCTGCTCAAGGAACGGTAGGAATACAAAGGGGAATGCCATCCCTGAGAGGATATTGGAGAGGAAGAGGCCGGGGAGGAGGCCACCAAGGGGGATATGCTACCCCGGTTCCTGGGGCTAGATatggagagaaaagagaagaagaatttgTTGGGATGGTTGGATTGGGAGAGGACTGG CTAGGCCCGGGGGAGCCACTGGTCAAAATGAATATTGAGGGCCAGGAAATGACTTTTTTAGTAGATACGGGAGCTGACCACTCTGTGGTAACAAAGCCAGTGGCCCCTAAAAATGGACTAGAACTTCAAGTGGTTGGAGCCACGGGTCAAAGACAAAGTTACCCTATGttacaaagtagaaaatgtgattTAGCAAACCAACAAGTGATGCATGAATTCTTATATATTCCTGAATGCCCAATCTCCTTATTAGGAAGAGATTTGCTTTGCAAAATGAGAGCAATATTGGCATTtgaagaaaatgggaaaatggaAATGACTGTTAGAAAGGGACTCTATACTTTGATTTGTCCTATGTCAGAAGAATGGAGAATATTTACTGTTTGTCAGGAAAATACCGAAGAATGGAAGAGATATGGAGTTCCAGgtgtatgggcagaagacaatccACCTGGTTTGGCCCGGTGTGTTCCACCTGTACAGGTAGAAGTAAAACAAGGGATGGGACCTGTGGCTATTCGACAATATCCAATACCTCGAAAAGCTGTAGAAGGGATCAATTTGCATCTGATTAAATTACTTGAATATGGGATCCTAAGAGAATGTAGGTCTCCTTGGAATACCCCTCTTTTACCATTACAAAAGCCAGGAACACAAGACTTTCGCCCAGTGCAAGATTTAAGAGCTATAAATCAAGTTACAGTAACCATACATCCTGTTGTTCCTAATCCATATGTACTTTTAAGTTTAATACCAGCAGCTGCCACCCATTTTACAGTCCTGGATTTAAAAGATGCATTTTTTTGTATACGACTTGAAATTGATAGTCAGCCCATttttgcatttcaatgggaaaacccCACAACCGGAGCTAAAGTCCAGTATACTTGGACCCGTTTGCCTCAGGGGTTTAAGAACAGTCCGACTATATTTGGAACTGCATTGGCTCAGGACTTACAAGGGTTTCCATCTGACCCTAAAAATAGGGTGCTTTTACAATATGTGGATGATCTTCTTTTGGCAGCCACGTCGCAAAAAGAGTGTTACAGAGCGACTAAGGAGCTATTACAGTTACTTTATGAAAAAGGATATaaggtttctaaaaagaaggccCAGCTGTGTAAAACTAATGTCAAGTATTTGGGTTTTCGTGTGACACAAGGAAAGAGACAATTAGAAattgaaagaaaacaaacagtttgtgccatccccacccccaccagtaAGCGTCAAGTGCGAGAATTCTTGGGGAGTGCGGGGTTTTGCAGAATTTGGATACCGAACTTTGCTGTAATGGCAAGGCCTCTTTATGAAGCTACAAAGGGGGGTGAAAAAGAACCATTCAATTGGACCCCCGAATGTGCCCAAGCATTTGCCCAGTTAAAACAAGCTTTGGTGCAAGCACCTGCATTGGGCCTGCCAGATTTGGAGAAGCCATTTACCCTTTATGTTGGTGAACGAGATGGAATAGCAGTGGGGGTGCTTACCCAGCTATTAGGAACATGGCCGAGACCAGTAGCTTACTTGTCTAAACAAATTGACAATGTAGCAAAGGGTTGGCCAACTTGTCTACGTGCTGTAGCTGCTACGGCCTTGCTGACTCAAGAAGCTGATAAGTTGACTTTAGGACAAGAATTAACAGTTAAGGTCCCTCATTCAGTAACGGCTATTATGGAATATAGAGGACATCATTGGTTCACAAATAGCCGTATGTTAAAATATCAGACCTTATTATGTGAAAACCCTCGAATCAAGTTACAGGTTTGCAGTACATTAAATCCTGCTTCACTCCTGCCTATTGAAGGAGAACTGCTTCAACATGATTGTTTAGAAACTATGGATGAGATATATTCCAGTAGGCCTGACCTAAAAGATCAACCATGGCCTAAGGCGGATGCCActctttttacagatggaagcagTTTTGTTGAAAATGGACAAAGATATGCTGGATATGCAGTAGTAACTGCAACTactgtgtgggaagcagaaccacttccTCTAAACACATCAGCTCAAAAGGCAGAACTGATAGCCCTAATTAGAGCTCTTGAATTGTCAGAAggaaaaacagtcaacatttatACGGATTCAAAATATGCATTTACTACTCTGCATGCACATGGAGCATTATATAAAGAAAAGGGACTATTAAATTCTGCTGGGAAAGAAATACAACATAGTGAGACCATTCTGAGATTGTTAGATGCTGTCTGGATTCCTGCTAAAGTAGCAGTGATGCATTGTAAAGGACATCAATATGGCGAGGATCCTGTGACCTTTGGAAACCGGTATGCTGACACTACCGCAAAGGCCGCGGCCCGAAAGGGACGAGGACAAGAGCCGGTCATGGCCCCTTTGCAGGTAAGAGACTGGTTGCGAAAAGATGACTTGCTATATACTCCAGAAGAACAATAG